In Thunnus albacares chromosome 10, fThuAlb1.1, whole genome shotgun sequence, a single window of DNA contains:
- the ubxn1 gene encoding UBX domain-containing protein 1, whose protein sequence is MAELTTLESLLEMGFDRNRAEKAVANTGNQGIEQAMDWLMEHENDPDIDEPYVPPVGNVLGGVADSQSSTEQPTLEDTDKGTAGGDSSLINDMESGGQAMTEEERREQVKRLEELMRVKQAERRERERAEELEREKQRRRQGQELQQIRQKLQDDDMKKLADQRRKEKMEDKLARQRVKEKIARDREERAQKFGGGGASSTATASQPAQPSPSSPTSQGPPPTKKEYEESRIQVRLLDGSTINTVFKAQEPLAAVRVYVQVNGNTPEGQDFTLLSPYPRHVYTELDMEKPLKELGLVPSAVLVVAKK, encoded by the exons ATGGCAGAGCTAACAACACTTGAGAGCCTGCTGGAGATGGGCTTTGACAGGAACAGAGC GGAGAAGGCGGTGGCCAACACGGGGAACCAGGGAATAGAACAAGCCATGGACTg GTTAATGGAGCATGAAAATGACCCAGACATTGATGAGCCCTATGTGCCGCCTGTGGGCAACGTCCTGGGAGGAGTAGCAGACAGCCAGTCCAGCACAGAACAGCCGACACTAGAAGACACCGACAAAG gGACGGCAGGTGGAGACAGCAGCCTCATTAATGACATGGAAAGCGGAGGTCAGGCaatgacagaggaggagagacgtGAGCAAGTCAAAAG aCTAGAGGAGCTGATGCGAGTGAAGcaggcagagagaagagagcgaGAGCGGGCAGAAGAGCTGGAGAGggagaagcagaggaggaggcagggCCAAGAGCTGCAGCAGATCCGCCAAAAGCTGCAGGATGATGACATGAAAAAGCTCGCGGATCAACGCAGGAAAGAGAAGATGGAGGACAAATTGGCCAG ACAAAGGGTTAAAGAAAAGATAGCACGAGACCGAGAGGAGAGAGCACAAAAG TTCGGAGGTGGAGGAGCCTCTAGCACGGCCACTGCGTCCCAGCCCGCCCAGCCCAGCCCATCATCACCCACCAGTCAGGGCCCTCCACCCACTAAGAAGGAATATGAAGAGTCCAGGATACAG GTCCGTCTGCTGGACGGCTCAACCATCAACACAGTGTTCAAGGCCCAGGAGCCGCTGGCGGCAGTGCGCGTCTACGTACAGGTGAACGGCAACACACCCGAAGGTCAGGATTTCACGCTGCTGTCACCCTACCCCCGTCACGTCTACACTGAACTGGACATGGAGAAGCCCCTCAAAGAGCTGG GTTTGGTGCCTTCAGCTGTGCTGGTTGTTGCCAAAAAGTGA
- the si:ch211-114c17.1 gene encoding pre-mRNA-processing factor 39 isoform X2, producing MAAEGCEEMSGNGELEESSAMEAAEVPAPPPIEMAEMSEENGSAAIATEAPLDPDPAPFSLPPATEDEEGELPTDFERLWKAAHDNPQDFTSWTDLLQYCEQEGHITASRRALVAFLARYPLCYGYWKKFADLERRAGYNNKAEEVCVQGLQAIPLSVDLWIHYINLLLGTLDMNLPESPARIRSVFEDAVAAAGLDFHSDRLWDLYVEWEKEQGNMKSATTVLDRVLKVPTQMYNTHYDKFKAHLSSHEPKEVLSPEEYEELRTLCRQSQKAERAEQAQEEEAERPPGEEEPATPEGTDTEELMQKIRDQVLVNRDKVYQDNEGEVRKRWHFEDAIKRPYFHVKPLDRVQLRAWHSYLDWEIAQLNKDTKDPNQDPSQAATEGSEVTAQPQERSEEAVVAHDDHRVRILFERCLIACALYEEFWTRYIHYLEPQSVDEARAVYKRACEIHLMYKPNIHMQWATFEERHGDLTEARRVLEALEKSLPGLAVVRLRRAALERRAGQLDQSEALLQEAVAESKEKPTLHAFYSIKLARLLLKLGRNPSRARRVLQEALEISPDNDKLHLNLLELEVSGEPWASAEAVQECVTRALAAPLAPHTKILFSQRGLQYAEDYSNSIQSVLSVYEEHQKLLNELGGTKRGAENGDEDPEKLSKSDDGSAVAVSAQVPPTMPHVPITTPPPPVMGTDMSAQTGYGGYSNWYQQPQYGSYNYQNTWNYNQGYYPPS from the exons ATGGCGGCGGAAGGCTGTGAGGAGATGAGCGGCAACGGGGAGCTGGAAGAGTCTTCAG CGATGGAGGCTGCTGAAGTCCCAGCACCGCCTCCGATTGAGATGGCTGAGATGTCAGAAGAGAACGGCAGCGCCGCCATAGCCACTGAGGCCCCTCTGGACCCCGACCCTGCTCCCTTCTCTCTGCCTCCGGCTacagaggatgaggagggggaACTACCTACAGATTTTGAGCGTCTGTGGAAGGCTGCACACGACAATCCTCAAGACTTCACCAGCTGGACAGATCTTTTACAATACTGCGAACAAGag GGTCACATCACAGCATCACGCAGAGCACTGGTGGCCTTCCTCGCCCGCTACCCGCTCTGCTACGGCTACTGGAAGAAATTTGCTGACTTGGAGCGCCGCGCTGGATACAACAACAAAGCAGAGGAG GTGTGTGTTCAGGGCCTCCAGGCAATCCCTTTGAGTGTAGATCTGTGGATCCACTACATCAATCTGCTGCTGGGAACGCTGGACATGAACCTGCCTGAGTCGCCCGCACGGATTCGCAG TGTGTTTGAGGACGCGGTGGCAGCAGCAGGTCTGGACTTCCACTCAGACCGGCTCTGGGATCTGTACGTTGAGTGGGAGAAGGAGCAGGGGAACATGAAGAGCGCTACCACCGTCCTGGACAGAGTCCTCAAAGTCCCCACCCAGATGTACAACACCCACTACGACAA GTTCAAGGCCCACCTGAGCAGCCATGAACCCAAAGAAGTGCTTTCCCCAGAGGAGTACGAGGAGCTGAGGACGTTGTGCCGTCAGAGCCAGAAGGCGGAGCGCGCTGAACAGGcccaggaggaggaggcagagaggccGCCTGGGGAGGAAGAACCCGCCACACCCGAGGGAACAGACACA GAGGAACTGATGCAGAAGATTAGAGATCAGGTTTTGGTTAACAGGGACAAAGTTTACCAGGATAACGAAGGAGAAGTCCGCAAGAGATGGCACTTTGAAGATGCT ATCAAACGTCCGTACTTCCATGTCAAGCCGCTCGATCGTGTCCAGCTGCGTGCCTGGCACTCCTACCTGGACTGGGAGATCGCTCAGCTGAACAAGGACACCAAAGACCCCAACCAAG ATCCGAGCCAGGCAGCCACCGAGGGGTCAGAGGTTACAGCCCAACCTCAGGAAAGATCAGAGGAGGCTGTGGTTGCCCATGACGACCACAGGGTTCGCATCCTCTTTGAGCGCTGTCTGATCGCCTGCGCTCTGTATGAGGAGTTCTGGACCAGG tACATTCATTACTTGGAGCCGCAGAGTGTTGACGAGGCTCGAGCTGTATACAAACGGGCCTGTGAGATCCACCTGATGTACAAACCCAACATCCACATGCAGTGGGCCACCTTCGAGGAGAGGCACG GTGACTTAACCGAGGCCCGGCGAGTGCTGGAGGCCCTGGAGAAAAGCCTGCCTGGGCTGGCAGTGGTTCGGCTGCGCAGGGCTGCTTTGGAAAGACGGGCGGGCCAGCTGGACCAATCAGAGGCCTTGCTGCAGGAGGCGGTGGCAGAATCCAAAGAGAAGCCCACGTTACACGCTTTCTACTCCATCAAGCTCGCTCGCCTGCTGCTGAAGCTGGGCAGGAACCCCAGCAGAGCACGCAGAGTTTTGCAGGAGGCGCTGGAAATCAGTCCG GATAATGATAAACTGCACCTAAACCTGTTGGAGCTGGAGGTGTCGGGGGAGCCCTGGGCCTCGGCTGAGGCGGTGCAGGAGTGTGTGACTCGAGCCCTGGCAGCTCCCCTCGCCCCGCACACCAAGATCCTCTTCTCCCAGAGGGGCCTGCAGTACGCCGAGGACTACAGCAACTCTATCCAGAG tgtgctgtctgtctatgaagagcACCAGAAACTGCTGAATGAGCTGGGCGGAACAAAGAGAGGAGCAGAAAATGG GGACGAGGACCCAGAGAAGCTGAGCAAGAGTGACGACGGCTCTGCTGTTGCCGTGTCTGCACAAGTCCCTCCCACCATGCCGCACGTCCCCATCACCACGCCTCCTCCTCCAGTGATGGGCACCGACATGAGCGCCCAGACCGGCTACGGCGGATACAGCAACTGGTACCAG CAACCACAATACGGCAGTTACAACTACCAGAACACCTGGAACTACAACCAGGGCTACTATCCACCCAGCTAA
- the si:ch211-114c17.1 gene encoding pre-mRNA-processing factor 39 isoform X1, giving the protein MAAEGCEEMSGNGELEESSAMEAAEVPAPPPIEMAEMSEENGSAAIATEAPLDPDPAPFSLPPATEDEEGELPTDFERLWKAAHDNPQDFTSWTDLLQYCEQEGHITASRRALVAFLARYPLCYGYWKKFADLERRAGYNNKAEEVCVQGLQAIPLSVDLWIHYINLLLGTLDMNLPESPARIRSVFEDAVAAAGLDFHSDRLWDLYVEWEKEQGNMKSATTVLDRVLKVPTQMYNTHYDKFKAHLSSHEPKEVLSPEEYEELRTLCRQSQKAERAEQAQEEEAERPPGEEEPATPEGTDTEELMQKIRDQVLVNRDKVYQDNEGEVRKRWHFEDAIKRPYFHVKPLDRVQLRAWHSYLDWEIAQLNKDTKDPNQVDPSQAATEGSEVTAQPQERSEEAVVAHDDHRVRILFERCLIACALYEEFWTRYIHYLEPQSVDEARAVYKRACEIHLMYKPNIHMQWATFEERHGDLTEARRVLEALEKSLPGLAVVRLRRAALERRAGQLDQSEALLQEAVAESKEKPTLHAFYSIKLARLLLKLGRNPSRARRVLQEALEISPDNDKLHLNLLELEVSGEPWASAEAVQECVTRALAAPLAPHTKILFSQRGLQYAEDYSNSIQSVLSVYEEHQKLLNELGGTKRGAENGDEDPEKLSKSDDGSAVAVSAQVPPTMPHVPITTPPPPVMGTDMSAQTGYGGYSNWYQQPQYGSYNYQNTWNYNQGYYPPS; this is encoded by the exons ATGGCGGCGGAAGGCTGTGAGGAGATGAGCGGCAACGGGGAGCTGGAAGAGTCTTCAG CGATGGAGGCTGCTGAAGTCCCAGCACCGCCTCCGATTGAGATGGCTGAGATGTCAGAAGAGAACGGCAGCGCCGCCATAGCCACTGAGGCCCCTCTGGACCCCGACCCTGCTCCCTTCTCTCTGCCTCCGGCTacagaggatgaggagggggaACTACCTACAGATTTTGAGCGTCTGTGGAAGGCTGCACACGACAATCCTCAAGACTTCACCAGCTGGACAGATCTTTTACAATACTGCGAACAAGag GGTCACATCACAGCATCACGCAGAGCACTGGTGGCCTTCCTCGCCCGCTACCCGCTCTGCTACGGCTACTGGAAGAAATTTGCTGACTTGGAGCGCCGCGCTGGATACAACAACAAAGCAGAGGAG GTGTGTGTTCAGGGCCTCCAGGCAATCCCTTTGAGTGTAGATCTGTGGATCCACTACATCAATCTGCTGCTGGGAACGCTGGACATGAACCTGCCTGAGTCGCCCGCACGGATTCGCAG TGTGTTTGAGGACGCGGTGGCAGCAGCAGGTCTGGACTTCCACTCAGACCGGCTCTGGGATCTGTACGTTGAGTGGGAGAAGGAGCAGGGGAACATGAAGAGCGCTACCACCGTCCTGGACAGAGTCCTCAAAGTCCCCACCCAGATGTACAACACCCACTACGACAA GTTCAAGGCCCACCTGAGCAGCCATGAACCCAAAGAAGTGCTTTCCCCAGAGGAGTACGAGGAGCTGAGGACGTTGTGCCGTCAGAGCCAGAAGGCGGAGCGCGCTGAACAGGcccaggaggaggaggcagagaggccGCCTGGGGAGGAAGAACCCGCCACACCCGAGGGAACAGACACA GAGGAACTGATGCAGAAGATTAGAGATCAGGTTTTGGTTAACAGGGACAAAGTTTACCAGGATAACGAAGGAGAAGTCCGCAAGAGATGGCACTTTGAAGATGCT ATCAAACGTCCGTACTTCCATGTCAAGCCGCTCGATCGTGTCCAGCTGCGTGCCTGGCACTCCTACCTGGACTGGGAGATCGCTCAGCTGAACAAGGACACCAAAGACCCCAACCAAG TAGATCCGAGCCAGGCAGCCACCGAGGGGTCAGAGGTTACAGCCCAACCTCAGGAAAGATCAGAGGAGGCTGTGGTTGCCCATGACGACCACAGGGTTCGCATCCTCTTTGAGCGCTGTCTGATCGCCTGCGCTCTGTATGAGGAGTTCTGGACCAGG tACATTCATTACTTGGAGCCGCAGAGTGTTGACGAGGCTCGAGCTGTATACAAACGGGCCTGTGAGATCCACCTGATGTACAAACCCAACATCCACATGCAGTGGGCCACCTTCGAGGAGAGGCACG GTGACTTAACCGAGGCCCGGCGAGTGCTGGAGGCCCTGGAGAAAAGCCTGCCTGGGCTGGCAGTGGTTCGGCTGCGCAGGGCTGCTTTGGAAAGACGGGCGGGCCAGCTGGACCAATCAGAGGCCTTGCTGCAGGAGGCGGTGGCAGAATCCAAAGAGAAGCCCACGTTACACGCTTTCTACTCCATCAAGCTCGCTCGCCTGCTGCTGAAGCTGGGCAGGAACCCCAGCAGAGCACGCAGAGTTTTGCAGGAGGCGCTGGAAATCAGTCCG GATAATGATAAACTGCACCTAAACCTGTTGGAGCTGGAGGTGTCGGGGGAGCCCTGGGCCTCGGCTGAGGCGGTGCAGGAGTGTGTGACTCGAGCCCTGGCAGCTCCCCTCGCCCCGCACACCAAGATCCTCTTCTCCCAGAGGGGCCTGCAGTACGCCGAGGACTACAGCAACTCTATCCAGAG tgtgctgtctgtctatgaagagcACCAGAAACTGCTGAATGAGCTGGGCGGAACAAAGAGAGGAGCAGAAAATGG GGACGAGGACCCAGAGAAGCTGAGCAAGAGTGACGACGGCTCTGCTGTTGCCGTGTCTGCACAAGTCCCTCCCACCATGCCGCACGTCCCCATCACCACGCCTCCTCCTCCAGTGATGGGCACCGACATGAGCGCCCAGACCGGCTACGGCGGATACAGCAACTGGTACCAG CAACCACAATACGGCAGTTACAACTACCAGAACACCTGGAACTACAACCAGGGCTACTATCCACCCAGCTAA